The genomic DNA GACCGCCTCCTCGAATGCCGTCTGATCCACGATGGCGTGTTCTGTGTTGTAAGTCGTAATAAGGGTCGCGAATTGATCAATGATCGGAGTGATTAAATCTTGTTCATAAATTTTTTCATACAACAAACGATAACGCTCCTCATACAAAGTCAAAAATTCTTGGGTTGCTAAAAAACGTTCTTTTAAAAGATGATTTCCCTTATTCATCCCTCCTTCACCTCGTTGATTTTGGTCGCCGTCAACCTCTGCATTGACATTGACCTCAAACATCTGCCCAAACTGCCCATCATTTTCCCAATAAATACCCAAAGAAGCGCCTCCTCCCATCCCCAGTTTCCCAAGACTTTCATTCGCGTCCCACGATAAAATCGTAAATCGTTCGGTCTCAAAATCATAATAAAGATAATAATTATTCCCCATGCCTGCCAAGGAATCACTGTTGGAAAGTAAGTTTTGGGCCGCCAAATAATCGGCAAAAGCGATCACTTCCAAATAATCATCCAGTTGAGCGGCAAATTCTTCATCCGTGGACTCACTTACAAATCGGATGAATTTAATTAAAGGAGTCATGTCTGCATCATTGATGGCTGTTTTTTGTTCAAAAATTTCTGCATATTCGGTGGGGTCTTCTCCCAAATAACTGAAATCGTTCCCCACTTGCACCACTTTATATAAAACACTGTTCGATTCCGGGAAATATTCATCGATGTAATGCTGATCCGGTTGTTCGGCCAAGGTGTAAAGCAAAGGGTCGGACGAAGCGGTCAATTGTAAAGCCACATAAACGGATTTGGGCGCCAGAATTCCGACGCTGTTCAATACCTCGTTGGTGACGGGTTCTTGCAAAAGCGATTCGTCTTTTGATATGCCACTTGTGCGCAAAGCAATCTCCGAATATCCCCCATAACACTGCCCTGTCACAAATTCATCAAATTTAAGAAGATAAGGAATATTATTGCTCTCTTGTTTTTGACTGTCTGCAGTGATGCCCTCGGAGACCTTTTGGCCCAAGACTTCTTGAGCGTGAAATCCTCCTTGAGGTCCAAACCCTGCCGGAGGCTCAAATCCCTCGGGGAACACCATCCCTTCCGGCGGTTGAAAGCCCTCGGGGAAATCCATGCCTGCCGGAGGCTCAAATCCACCCATTCCTCCCCCCATTCCTCCCCCCACCGCGGTCCGCAACGACGCATTCCCTTTCAATCGAATCCCCACATTATTCAGCCTTGTGCCATCGATGATCACATCCACGGCAAAATAATCTTTTCGATCCGTTTCCAAATAAGTTTCATTGAGCGTCTCATACAAATCATCGGTTCCGAGAATTTGAATTTCATGCACTTGAGTTTCATCAAATAAATCGACTATTCCCTCTTGATTTGCGGTGCAAGTTTGGAGCTGCACGGTATCACTCGACGTGTAAGCCGTGATATTGAAATCCCCTAAAACCCAAACCCCGCCCAATGTCAAAAAAAGGAAAGTGATCGGGAGCCATTTATGACGTTGGATGAGCATTTTTTTCATAAATCCGTGTTGTTATACCCGGTGATCAAGGTCACCTTATTGTTCCCGTTGAGCTGTTTGATCTCTTCCAAAAATTCGCGCGTATTGATTTTTTCCTTGGGAGAAATACTGTAAATCACCTCGGTCAACATCCCGGAATGAACGGAATCCACACTGATCAAATCCGATGCTTTCGTGTATTTCACCAAGGCCTCATTGAATGAGGTATCAAAATTGAGGTTATTGGGAACCTGAATTTTAAGGAGAAGATTGACCGCGGTTTGAGCATACCAATTAAAACGATTCATGATTAAAATGGCGCAACTGATAAAAACCGTGGCAAGGATCGCCAAAAGATAAAATTGCGTGCCGGCCGCCATCCCGATCGCCATGGCGAAAAAGATAAATCCAACATCCCGAGTTTCCTTTACCGCATTGCGGAAACGGATGATGGAAAGCGCTCCCACCAATGAAAAGGCGCGAGCGATATTGGACCCGACAATCAACATGATCAATGCCGTGATCATCCCCATAATCACAAGGGTATGGACAAAACTTTGCGTGTAGGACATGCCTTTGTGCGTGATTTTATACACATAAGCAATGCCTCCGGTGAGGATAAAGCTCAATGTTAAAGCCAAAATCACATCCGTTACCGTAAAAGCCCCGGATAAATCTTGAAAATTCAACTGATCTTGAAGGGCTTGAAAAAAAGAATCCATAAAAAAGGGTTAAAGAGAAATAAAAAAACGAGAAGAAGGCACTTTTTCCGAAACTTCCAAACTTTGACAATATTTGCTCACCCGAATAAGTTTTAAATTGCTCTCTCCCACAAATTCGGTCAGCCAATACGGAACACGTTCGTTGACTTTGATTTCCATAATCACATGATGAAGGGCTAACAGGGATTCCCCTTTTGCTTTTGACCTGAGATCCAAATCGTGAGTTCGATAATGAAGATCCGTATCAAATGTCACTCGCAGGCCCTCGTCATAATCCGTTCCCAAATAGGCTTTTCTGAAATAGCTCACCACGGAAGTCGGCTCCAGATTATAACGAAGAACCATTTCATGAATTTCTTCAGCGATGGATCTTTCTTCAGGAAGCAAAATCTCGGGGATGGACTTTCCTGAACACAATTCCAAGGCGTCTTGATAAGCCAGGCGGAGGCGACGTTTTTGCGTCACCCGATCCAAACGCTGTTTGATTTCCACAAAAACTTTTGTTTGGTCAGTCAGGGGTTCCGACGATTCATAATGTCGAATCCTCAATTTTCTTCGAAATTTGATGCCTTCGATTTTTTCCCAATAAAAATGATATTTCGAGGAATCATAATATAAACTTGAAAGACGATATTTCCCTCCCCGACCATAAGTATCCGGATGCAAATAGCCTTGAATTTTATTCTCAAAATGAGCGGCCTGCTCCGATGTTAATAAATATTTAAGTTCGAACCGATTGAATTTTCGAATGATTCCCGAAACATTTCGCATGGCAAAAAAGACAATCAAAAGATGAATGATTGTTTTTTAATCGCTCTTTAAGAAGGAAAGATGAGGAAAATGTGAAAAAGTTGTGAACTTTTTAGTACCCGTACAAAAAGGCCGGGTTGATCTTTACGCCATCACAAGTGAGCTCTATGTGCAAATGAATCCCGGTTTTCCCGTATACACGACCCGTATTTCCTTGGTTTGATATGATTTGTCCCGTAGTCACATAATCTCCCACTTGAACATGAACGGTTGAATTGTGAGCGTATAACGATTGGCAATTTCCCAACGGGGTATCTCCATGATTGATCACAATCACATTCCCGTAACCTCCGCTATAGGAACCATCGGATACCGCGCGAGTCACGGTTCCATCTCGAATTGCGACCACCGGCGGCTTACTGGTGTCTGAAATATCAATCGCATAGTGTCCCCAGTGGAACCATTGAGTGATCGCCCCTGCGGTGGGTCTGACCCATCCTTCCCCTGCATCCACCACATCCACATCCATGTTCGTGGCTTCCGTATAGTAATCTCCTTTAATGGTGGTGCTTGCGGTTGTGACCGTAGCGGTCGTGGTATAAACCGGCGGTTCATAGGGTTTTTCTCCTCCCACCACAAAAATCTTGGCCCCGGCTTCAACGGCTCCATCTTCCGAAAGATTATTCATGGCAATGGTGCGTGTTTTCATGGCATCCTTTTCTTCATCGGTTCCGTCATAATATTTAGCATAAAGTTTATCGAGATTTTCCCCGCTTTTTACCGTAGCTTCATATCCGTTTGCGGGCGGAATACGGAGTTGTTGTCCCACTTTTAAATAATTCACATTTCCAAGCGCGGTATTGGCCCACAAAATGGTATTGGCATTCAAGCCATACCGATACGCGATGACCGACAACGTGTCTCCGCTTTGGACCTCATGGGTCACCCATTCATTCCCGCGATTCAAATATTGCGCTTCTCCTTCCCAAGGAGTGACCTTGGCCAAATACCCTTCATCATCGGTCACGAGATTCACCGAAGTATCAATCGCCAAATAATCCGAGGATTCATAACTACCCCCAATATCATAAGCGCTGGTCAAACTCACGGAGTTGACCACAAAAATAAACAAAGCGAGAACCATGACTCGTTGAAAGAGCTGCTGAGCCGGAGAAGTGCCACTCAAGGGGTGAACGAAGCGTTGGCGAGCATTTTCCGCGCAGAGCTTCATGCGACCTTGGAGCTGGCGAACTCGTGCGAATTCGGTCCGCATCTTGCCAAACATTTTGTAGTGACGCTCCTTGCGGGCGTCCAAGTTGACGGTACTAATGGGTCTCGGGGTTAGGACTAAAAACTAAATTTAGACTTCACTCATTGCTCATTTCGTCACGTTTACTTTTTTACTTTTAAGATATTACCCATGCTTGGCACCCAAAGTCAATGCAAATCGTTTACTTATTTATTTTTTATATTTTGGGTAATCTTATCGGGCCATGTGAATACAAAATGACACAGATTAAAACGTCTCATCTTGCCTTTTATGGCATCTATATGCGAAGCTAGGGACATGGGCTCCATACGCGTTCTCCCCGACACTCTCATCAATCAAATCGCGGCCGGCGAAGTCATTGAACGGCCGGCTTCGGTGGTGAAAGAATTGGTGGAAAATTCGATTGATGCCAAAGCCACGCACATCACAGTTGAAATTGTGAAAGGCGGGATTGAAAAAATCATTATTACGGATGATGGGATCGGAATGGATGAAAGTGATGCCCGGTTGTCTTTTGACCGACATGCCACGAGTAAAATCGCGTCTTTCGAAGATCTTTTTAAGATTCAAACCTTGGGATTTCGAGGGGAAGCGTTGGCCAGCATTGCGTCGGTTTCTTCGATCACACTCCAAACTAAAACCGCACAAGCGCTGGGAGGGATTCGACTGGAAATGGAAGGCGGAAAAAACGCCACGGTCACGGCCACGGGATGCTCCAATGGAACCAAACTCGAGGTAGCGAATCTTTTTTTTAACACTCCGGCGCGAAAAAAATATCTCAAAAGCGACCCCACCGAATATCGCCATGTGCTTGAAACGCTTCAGGCCAGTGCGTTGGCGCACCCGGAAATCACGTTTCGATTTGTATCCAATGGCCGCACCATTTTTGATCTGTTAAAAACGACGGATTTAAAGGCGCGCATCGGTGGATTGTTTGGCCGTGCCGTGAGTGAAGAAATGATTCCGATTTTTTACGGAGGACGAGACATTCAATTGAGCGGCTTTATCGGAAAACCGCATGTGGCAAGAACCACGCGCGGGTATCAATATTTTATTATCAATGGACGACCCGTGCAGGACACGCGGTTGGGGTATGCGATTAAAGAAGGTTATTCCAACCTGATTCCCGCCAGCCAATACCCGGTGTTTGTCGTGGGAGTGACCATTGCTCCGGCCAAGATCGACGTCAATGTCCATCCGCGAAAACTTGAGGTTCGATTTGCGGACCCGCATGAGATTTTTCGTGTTTTAAAATCGAGCACCGAATCCTCCCTGGGAAAAACGTCCATTATTCATAATGCGCCGTTGCGAACCGATGACCTTGATATGCCGGCGTTTTTGCGAAAATCATCGATCAAGGCCGTGGAACCGCAAAAATTAAAATTTGAAGAAGCCGGAGAAACGTATAACCCCTCGATTGCCGCCACTATGCCGTGGAGCGAACCTGCCGGGAGTCATTTTGCCCCAACGCCTCGTATGTTTGGAGGTGCTGCCCCCATTTCAGGGGGACTTTCTTCTGCAGACACCGAAACTCTTAGTGCCCGGCGTGAATATTTACTCAAACGACGCGCGGAACGGTTGGCGGCGCAAGGGATTGATCCGAACACCACTATGAATTCGACCCCTGCGACTTCTTTCAGTTCCCCGACGGTTGCTTCATCGATTCCCCTCACGGTTACGGCAACTCCAAGTTCCTCCTCTTTTGAAACTCCCCTGGTTGAATTTTCTCAATCTTTTAATGAAGCGCGACCTCAAGGTCGCATTCGCCCGATTGCTCAACTCAAAAACAGCTACATTCTTGCCGAAGATGAGGAGGGCCTCCTGATTGTGGATCAGCATGCGGCGCACGAGCGCGTGATGCTTGAAAAATTTAAGGCGCGGGAAGCAGATCGCAGTATGGCCAAACAACCGTTGCTCACGCCCCTTCATCTCGACCTCGATTATCGCGAAAAAGCGCTGATGGAAGAAAATCTTGAGCTTTTAACTTCGCTGGGATTTGAAATTCATTCGTTTGGAGGAAATAGCTATGCCGTGGATGCGGTGCCGGACTTTTTGGCGCAAGATCCGATCGAGGATATCATCAAAGGATTTCTCAACGACCTGATGAACAACGAGCCCCCCAAAGAGTCTACGCGGCGACATGATCATGCGTTGCACACCTTGTCGTGTCGGGCCGCAGCCAAATTCGGGCAAAAATTATCGCATTACGAACAAGAAGCGCTTATTCAATCTTTGATGGCCACGGAAAATGGCTCGGCGTGCGCGCATGGCAGACCCACTCTTTTCCGAATTACGTTTACGGAGTTGGAGAGAAAATTCGGGAGATAATGACCTATCTATTTAATTTTATCTTTACACCAAAGGGACCTTTTCTTAAGAGACGGTCAAGTCGTTCTTGTTATACTTTATAGACCACCCTTGTTGTCCATGGCAGGGTAATCCCCTTTTTCTATTTTTTAATTTTATTAAAACATGAAGTTCAAATATAAAAAAATAGGCGCAATGATGAGCCTATTGTTCGTGCTTTCCGCTGGAGCATTCTCTCCTATTGGCGCAAGTTTATCCCAAGCCGATGTGCCTGGACCCACTTTAACTGTTGGGCTTTCGCCAAGACCTACCAGCCAAACGGTTCCCGCGGGAGAAATGGATATTCAATCTGTTGATTTTAGTTTTCGTTCAACAAGAGGGCCCATAACCATGACAGACCTTGTTTTAACCGGACATCTCGATGGCGACAATGATGGCACCTATGATTCTGATGGAACCGGTTCGGATGCAGGGGTAAATATTGAGGACGTTGTAACCTCGATTTCCCTTTATTCTCCGCGCTCACGAACCATGATCTCCGGTGCGGAAACTTTCTCTTCCTCGGGTACTGTGACCTTTTCAGGTTTGGATTGGACTATTCCGACGGGTGGAATAAGTCGCCTGGATATTCTTGTTAATACTTCTGCCTCCCTTGCGAATGACGTCTCCTTTTCCATTGATATTGCGGATCTCAGCGCTGATGTCGTTGCCGAAGATGCCGATGGGAATACGCGGATTGCTCGCGGAACCGATGCACCCAATGGAGGAACCAGCCCTGTGGTTGCGGTGACGGTTGAACCTGACATCACTGACGCAGTTATAATTGCTTTCGCTGGCCCTTCAAGTTCCGATGTTGCCATCGACTCTTCTGATTTTTCTATTCTTGAATTTTATATTTGTTCCGAGACTAATGTGGAAGTCCAACAATTGACTTTTGATTTTGTGGGATCCAGCGGGATCCTTCTCAACAGCACGCATACCGCCGCCAATTTCTTAGATCTTAAATTGGTGGATATGGATACTGGTGACGTACTGAGCGGACCTCAAGATATTAGTTTATCCGGGAGTGACACTGAACAAACTTTCAACTTTAGTGATGCATTTACTATTGATGCCGAAACCTGTCGACATCTTGCCCTTACCCTGGATGTTGCGGATGAATCTTCTCTTGTCGGAGAACAAATTTTTGCCACATTAAAACCCGTGAGTGTTACCGAAGGAATTTGGTCTTTGGAGCATGAGGCTTATGTTACTCATATCACTCCATCTGTCTCCATTGTTGGAAATATCATGACGCTTTACGAATAGAAGATTTTATTTAACATCCTAAAAAGAGGGCCTTAAAAAGGTCCTCTTTTTAATACAAATTTCATGTTTCTGCTCAACAATTTCATGTATTGATACAAAATCATGAAAAAAACTTATGACAAGCGTTTTTTGTTGTAAAAATTTTTAACAAATAAGTAATTTAAAAGGTTAGAACAGGTCCGTTTTTTCGTTAAAAACGATAACACCTTTTTATAGATTTATGATCTTCTCTTGTTCGCGCTTTAATTATCCATAAAAATGCATTTGTTCGAACTTTTTTAAACGGACAAAACATGCCCGATCTTCACCCCACATGCCCATGGACCGGATTGCCTTTTACCGTAACTGAAGAAGACCAACAGTTTTATAAAAATCTCGATCTTCCGCCCCCGATCCTTTGCCCGGAAGAAAGACAACGCCGCAGACTCGCTTTTCGAAATGAACGAACGCTTTATCAACGCACGTGCAGTTCTTGTAAAAAGCCACTGGTTTCCATTTACCCGAGTGACGCGCCTTGTCCTGTTTTTTGCCATGATTGTTGGTGGAGCGACGACTGGGATCCGTTGGCTTTTGGAATGGAAATGGATTTTGATCGACCTTTTTTTGAACAATTCGGAGAATTGTTGCGAAAAGTTCCTCAAATCGCCCTCAACAATGCGAGCAGTGAAAACTCGGAATTCACCAATCAATCGTCCCATAACAAAAATTGCTATTTGGCGATTGTGGCTAATCACAGCGAAGATTGTTTTTACGGCACATGGTTTCAGTATTGTAAAAACTGCATGGATTGTTTGTATTTAGAAAAAGGCGAAAGGTGTTACGAGGTCATCAATGCCAAAAACTGCAACCACTGCTCCTTTTCTCAAAACATCGAAAACTGCTCTGATTGTTTGTTTTGCAAAGATTGCATCGGGTGTCATAACTGTTGGGGGTGCGTCAATTTGCGCAATAAAGAATTCCATATTTTAAATAAAAAATATTCCCAAGAAGAATATTTGAAGAAAATCAAAGAATTCGATCTTGGAAAGCATTCGATTTTATCTCAACTCAAAAAGTCTTTCTTGAAATTCACGCAAACCTTTCCCCATAAATTTTACATTGGGAAAAACAATGAAAATTTTTCTGGAGATTTTCTTCTCAATAATAAAAATGCGTTTGAAAGTTTTGGATGTCGGCACAATGAATCCATTAAATTTTGCTACGACTCATGGAGTAATCAAAATTGTTACGATCTTACGGAAACCATCGGAAATCGTTTTTGCCTGGAAATTGAAGGGAGCGACGACAATGTTGAAAGCGCTTATTGCACCAAAATTTATGCGACGAATCGAGCTTTTTATTGTTCGCACTGCCGCTTTGATAAAAATATTTTTGGCTGTGTGGCGCTTCGAAAAAAGAATCATTGTATTTTAAACAAACAGTACACAGAAAAGGAATATGAAAAACTTTTGCCACGACTTATTAAACACATGCAAAAGACCGGGGAATGGGGCCAATTTTTTCCTCCTTCGATTTCCCTTTTCCCTTATAACGATACTGTGGCGCAGGATTATTATCCGCTCTCAAAATCAGAAGCCTTGCAACGCGATGTTCGTTGGTCGGATTATAAAACTCCGATTCCACAGGTTCAAAAAATCATTCCGGCTCATAAATTGCCGGATTCTATCAAGGATATCCCGGATGACATTTTGAATTGGGCGATCGAATGCGAAGTCAGCAAAAAACCGTTTAAAATTGTTCGAGCTGAACTTGAATTTTATCGAAAAGAGAACCTTCCCATTCCGCGAAAGCATCCCGATATCCGCCATCAAGAAAGAATCGGCTGGCGAAACCCTAGAAAACTGTGGGATCGAACATGCCAAACGTGCGAAAAAGCCCTTCAAACCACGTTTTCCCCGGATCGTTTGGAAAAAGTGGTTTGCGAAGAATGCTATCTTAAAGCCGTGGATTAAAATCACCTCCCCAACAACTTTGCAATCTGAAAATCGCGCAAAAGTGTGGTGGCCCAACGGGAACCATCGAGCGTTTCTTCGTATGTGATGCCCGAGATTTCGTCAACCTCAGGAAAAGTTCCGTACGAATTCAAATCCGGGGCGGCAAATTCTTTTTTAAATACGGTATTGAGATCTCCTGGCTGCTTGATCACATGCAATCGGTATTCGGCGAGAGAATTGAAGTCGAGCGTAAACGGGAGCATGTAGGTCAAAGTGATCGTCTCGCTTTCTCCGGGGGAGAGGTCCCATTTAAAGTAAAAATAATCCAGGCCCAAGTCGAGATCGGTGTGTGTTTCAATGGCTGTGGTCTCAATGCCGTGAGCAGAGACAATCGCGCTTTCGTGTGGTACATACACGCGCATGGCCGAACGATTCGTGCCGCGTCCCAGCATGTCGATCATCTCCGGGCTCACGTCTGTAAAACCAAAACTCGCCAACAAATTTCGTAACATCATCTCATCCGTATCGGTCCACGTGTGCGTGCGAGTGATTTCAATTTCATCGTAAACCAATCCGTCCTGTTCGATTTGTGTGCGATGCGTAATGGATTGCTCAAGATAGGGGTCGGTCTTATTCCCGCCAATGGACGTGTGAACCACGAGCGTGTAATCCTCTTTCGGGACCACGGGATCGATTTTTCCCAAAAGCCCCAATTCCTCAAATAAATCTTGGGCTCCCGGTTCATCCGAATAAATGGAAAAATGCTTAGCCAATGCCATCTCCTCCGAAAGCTGAAGCAAATCTTCCCAGGGTT from Candidatus Gracilibacteria bacterium includes the following:
- a CDS encoding CotH kinase family protein, coding for MKKMLIQRHKWLPITFLFLTLGGVWVLGDFNITAYTSSDTVQLQTCTANQEGIVDLFDETQVHEIQILGTDDLYETLNETYLETDRKDYFAVDVIIDGTRLNNVGIRLKGNASLRTAVGGGMGGGMGGFEPPAGMDFPEGFQPPEGMVFPEGFEPPAGFGPQGGFHAQEVLGQKVSEGITADSQKQESNNIPYLLKFDEFVTGQCYGGYSEIALRTSGISKDESLLQEPVTNEVLNSVGILAPKSVYVALQLTASSDPLLYTLAEQPDQHYIDEYFPESNSVLYKVVQVGNDFSYLGEDPTEYAEIFEQKTAINDADMTPLIKFIRFVSESTDEEFAAQLDDYLEVIAFADYLAAQNLLSNSDSLAGMGNNYYLYYDFETERFTILSWDANESLGKLGMGGGASLGIYWENDGQFGQMFEVNVNAEVDGDQNQRGEGGMNKGNHLLKERFLATQEFLTLYEERYRLLYEKIYEQDLITPIIDQFATLITTYNTEHAIVDQTAFEEAVELVRTFVEERHAYLKTTELLAPSTTPFGPEKRLASFFSSLYTSLDAKHDSYHRRGPPYRGFGETLLRKRGLSRDHDFGRERRTSLSGNDSSGLHYFGSDVAGHGRLGNFKKNSFFLENAGDFFDRKRRRNGENYRFRIGGRGLCYKAIQSQGIDGANQSVVEKIKSGSFSGGKI
- a CDS encoding DUF4956 domain-containing protein, with the translated sequence MDSFFQALQDQLNFQDLSGAFTVTDVILALTLSFILTGGIAYVYKITHKGMSYTQSFVHTLVIMGMITALIMLIVGSNIARAFSLVGALSIIRFRNAVKETRDVGFIFFAMAIGMAAGTQFYLLAILATVFISCAILIMNRFNWYAQTAVNLLLKIQVPNNLNFDTSFNEALVKYTKASDLISVDSVHSGMLTEVIYSISPKEKINTREFLEEIKQLNGNNKVTLITGYNNTDLGKKCSSNVINGSRSLSFFGHWAGFGF
- a CDS encoding polyphosphate polymerase domain-containing protein; this encodes MRNVSGIIRKFNRFELKYLLTSEQAAHFENKIQGYLHPDTYGRGGKYRLSSLYYDSSKYHFYWEKIEGIKFRRKLRIRHYESSEPLTDQTKVFVEIKQRLDRVTQKRRLRLAYQDALELCSGKSIPEILLPEERSIAEEIHEMVLRYNLEPTSVVSYFRKAYLGTDYDEGLRVTFDTDLHYRTHDLDLRSKAKGESLLALHHVIMEIKVNERVPYWLTEFVGESNLKLIRVSKYCQSLEVSEKVPSSRFFISL
- a CDS encoding LysM peptidoglycan-binding domain-containing M23 family metallopeptidase, which gives rise to MRTEFARVRQLQGRMKLCAENARQRFVHPLSGTSPAQQLFQRVMVLALFIFVVNSVSLTSAYDIGGSYESSDYLAIDTSVNLVTDDEGYLAKVTPWEGEAQYLNRGNEWVTHEVQSGDTLSVIAYRYGLNANTILWANTALGNVNYLKVGQQLRIPPANGYEATVKSGENLDKLYAKYYDGTDEEKDAMKTRTIAMNNLSEDGAVEAGAKIFVVGGEKPYEPPVYTTTATVTTASTTIKGDYYTEATNMDVDVVDAGEGWVRPTAGAITQWFHWGHYAIDISDTSKPPVVAIRDGTVTRAVSDGSYSGGYGNVIVINHGDTPLGNCQSLYAHNSTVHVQVGDYVTTGQIISNQGNTGRVYGKTGIHLHIELTCDGVKINPAFLYGY
- the mutL gene encoding DNA mismatch repair endonuclease MutL, with translation MASICEARDMGSIRVLPDTLINQIAAGEVIERPASVVKELVENSIDAKATHITVEIVKGGIEKIIITDDGIGMDESDARLSFDRHATSKIASFEDLFKIQTLGFRGEALASIASVSSITLQTKTAQALGGIRLEMEGGKNATVTATGCSNGTKLEVANLFFNTPARKKYLKSDPTEYRHVLETLQASALAHPEITFRFVSNGRTIFDLLKTTDLKARIGGLFGRAVSEEMIPIFYGGRDIQLSGFIGKPHVARTTRGYQYFIINGRPVQDTRLGYAIKEGYSNLIPASQYPVFVVGVTIAPAKIDVNVHPRKLEVRFADPHEIFRVLKSSTESSLGKTSIIHNAPLRTDDLDMPAFLRKSSIKAVEPQKLKFEEAGETYNPSIAATMPWSEPAGSHFAPTPRMFGGAAPISGGLSSADTETLSARREYLLKRRAERLAAQGIDPNTTMNSTPATSFSSPTVASSIPLTVTATPSSSSFETPLVEFSQSFNEARPQGRIRPIAQLKNSYILAEDEEGLLIVDQHAAHERVMLEKFKAREADRSMAKQPLLTPLHLDLDYREKALMEENLELLTSLGFEIHSFGGNSYAVDAVPDFLAQDPIEDIIKGFLNDLMNNEPPKESTRRHDHALHTLSCRAAAKFGQKLSHYEQEALIQSLMATENGSACAHGRPTLFRITFTELERKFGR